In Hypanus sabinus isolate sHypSab1 chromosome 17, sHypSab1.hap1, whole genome shotgun sequence, the following proteins share a genomic window:
- the LOC132407181 gene encoding general transcription factor II-I repeat domain-containing protein 2-like, protein MVDMTAHLNTLNTALQGKGRTALHMLEDVLAFERKLTVLARDLQKGTLSHFPNLREFKQGHDMIISEYLHSAIIAMQTSFGKRFCEFREEKNTLSFPVTPLSIDPSLLNTTALAGVSQPDLEMELADIADKDIWVSKFRRLTADLEDVARQKAVLAQKHKWSDIENLTDDSLRSCVKMKVTSYSPDVQTLCAEVQEQKSH, encoded by the coding sequence atggtagacatgacagcgcacctgaacacgctgaacacagctcttcaggggaaaggacgtacagccctgcacatgttggaggatgttttggcattcgagcgcaagttgacagtgcttgccagagatttacagaaaggcactttgtctcacttccccaatttgagagagttcaaacaaggtcacgacatgataatttcggagtatttacattctgcaatcatcgcaatgcaaacatcgtttgggaaacgcttctgtgagttcagagaggaaaaaaacacattatccttcccggtcactcccttaagcatcgatccttccctactgaatacgactgcattggcaggtgtgagtcaacctgatcttgagatggaactggccgacatagccgacaaagacatatgggtgtccaagtttagacgcttgacagcagaccttgaagatgttgcccgtcagaaggccgttcttgctcagaaacacaaatggagtgatattgaaaacctcacagatgacagcttgcgatcctgtgtaaagatgaaggtgacatcatacagccctgatgtgcagacgctgtgcgctgaggtccaggagcagaaatcccattaa